One window of the Nitrospinota bacterium genome contains the following:
- the modA gene encoding molybdate ABC transporter substrate-binding protein: MRFVLFIIMIFPLSGVYTSAQAGEVHVAVASNFINPLKAIARHFEQETGHRVVVIPGSTGKLYVQIKNGAPFDLLLAADDLRPRLLEEEGFAVPGSRFTYAIGQLTLWSRDPRQINGEGAKIFQNKNFNFLAMANPKGAPYGRAAFETLKKLGVWDQLQGKVVQGENIGQTFQFVATGNAELGFVALSQVLDPKNKFKGSRWDVPTDLHDPIAQDLVLLKRGAGNPAAIALLDFIRGATARKIIIDYGYQLN, translated from the coding sequence ATGCGTTTTGTTTTATTCATAATAATGATATTCCCACTCAGTGGTGTTTATACTTCCGCCCAGGCGGGAGAAGTCCATGTGGCGGTGGCGTCCAATTTTATCAATCCGCTGAAAGCGATTGCACGTCACTTTGAGCAGGAGACCGGTCACCGTGTGGTGGTGATTCCGGGTTCTACGGGCAAGCTTTATGTCCAGATCAAAAACGGCGCTCCGTTTGACCTGTTGCTGGCCGCGGACGATTTGCGTCCGCGCTTGTTGGAGGAAGAAGGGTTTGCGGTTCCCGGTTCCCGCTTCACTTATGCGATCGGTCAACTCACGTTATGGAGCCGGGATCCTCGCCAAATTAATGGGGAAGGAGCAAAAATTTTTCAAAATAAAAATTTTAATTTCCTGGCGATGGCCAATCCAAAAGGCGCTCCTTATGGCCGGGCGGCTTTTGAGACGCTTAAAAAACTCGGAGTCTGGGATCAACTTCAGGGCAAAGTGGTGCAGGGAGAAAATATCGGCCAGACGTTTCAGTTTGTCGCCACCGGCAATGCGGAGTTGGGGTTTGTGGCGTTGTCTCAGGTTCTGGACCCGAAAAATAAATTTAAGGGCAGTCGCTGGGACGTTCCGACCGATCTTCACGACCCGATTGCGCAGGATCTGGTGCTATTGAAACGCGGCGCAGGCAATCCCGCCGCCATCGCCTTGCTGGATTTCATCCGCGGCGCAACCGCCCGGAAAATAATTATAGATTATGGCTATCAATTAAATTAA
- the modB gene encoding molybdate ABC transporter permease subunit has product MEFSNIDLGPILLTLKLASVTVVLLLLVGTPIAWWLAHTRSRLRTYVEATVALPLVLPPTVLGFYLLIALGPNGLIGGPVKSLTGSALSFSFTGLVIASTLYSLPFVVQPLHSSFEAVGKLPLEAAGSLRASKWDAFLTVICPLGLRGFITATVLGFAHTLGEFGVVLMVGGSIPGKTKVISIDIYERVEVMDYTQAHILSGGLLVFSFLVLLIVYTINRRLPIHVT; this is encoded by the coding sequence ATGGAATTTTCAAATATAGATCTCGGTCCCATTTTATTGACCCTGAAACTGGCCAGCGTCACCGTGGTGTTACTGCTTCTGGTGGGAACGCCGATTGCCTGGTGGCTGGCGCATACCCGCTCCCGGCTCAGAACCTATGTGGAGGCTACGGTGGCTTTGCCGCTGGTGTTGCCGCCGACGGTATTGGGGTTTTATCTTTTGATAGCCCTCGGCCCCAACGGCTTAATCGGCGGACCCGTAAAGTCATTAACGGGTTCAGCGCTTTCCTTCTCATTCACGGGACTGGTGATCGCCTCCACCCTGTACTCGCTTCCCTTTGTGGTGCAACCATTACACTCATCATTTGAAGCGGTGGGGAAACTCCCTCTGGAGGCGGCGGGGTCGTTACGCGCTTCCAAATGGGATGCTTTTTTGACCGTCATCTGTCCTCTGGGGTTGCGAGGATTCATCACCGCCACTGTATTGGGATTCGCTCATACTCTGGGGGAGTTTGGCGTGGTGTTGATGGTTGGCGGCAGCATTCCCGGAAAAACCAAAGTCATTTCCATCGACATTTATGAGCGCGTGGAAGTGATGGATTACACCCAGGCTCATATCCTGTCTGGCGGTTTGCTGGTATTTTCTTTTCTGGTGTTGTTGATCGTCTACACCATCAACCGGCGACTTCCCATTCACGTCACATGA
- the modC gene encoding molybdenum ABC transporter ATP-binding protein produces the protein MSNLSANFDVRFPGFHLQTRLELPDEGVTVLFGPSGSGKTTLLRCLAGLERSPTGTLKFGDTVWQDEAQGIFVPVHKRSIGLVFQEPRLFPHLSVRSNLLYGFKRIPSPERRIFLDEVVDVLDIAHLLDRRPNFLSGGEGQRVAIGRALLTSPKLLLMDEPLASLDTQRKRELLPYIRRLQTKWQIPIVYVSHSLGEILQLVDTMVLLKQGKVVAQGPVDEVFSQLELRNHIDPKAVGAVLDTTVADHEPEFGLTRLQFMGHQLYVPRQLAEVGQAIRLHIHSNDVSVVTSQPNNQTSVLNILEAKVMEVGALDASRYSVDIKLDVGQPILATITRKSLARLNIAVGQKVYAHIKAIKTVHEWEDDSTQ, from the coding sequence ATGAGTAACTTATCCGCAAATTTCGACGTGCGCTTTCCCGGTTTTCATTTGCAGACCCGGCTGGAACTTCCTGACGAGGGCGTGACGGTTTTGTTCGGTCCCTCTGGGTCCGGGAAAACCACTCTGCTTCGCTGTCTCGCGGGGTTGGAACGCTCGCCCACCGGAACCCTGAAATTTGGAGACACTGTCTGGCAGGACGAAGCGCAGGGAATATTCGTCCCCGTTCACAAGCGTTCGATCGGACTTGTATTTCAGGAGCCGCGTCTGTTCCCGCATTTGAGTGTACGATCCAATCTGCTTTACGGATTCAAACGAATTCCTTCGCCGGAGCGGCGAATTTTTTTGGACGAGGTGGTGGATGTTCTGGACATCGCCCATCTGCTGGACCGCAGACCCAACTTTCTTTCCGGAGGCGAGGGCCAGCGTGTGGCGATTGGCCGTGCGCTGCTCACCAGCCCCAAACTGCTCCTCATGGATGAACCGCTGGCGTCTCTTGACACTCAGCGCAAACGCGAGCTGTTGCCTTATATTCGGCGCCTGCAGACAAAATGGCAAATTCCCATCGTTTACGTCAGTCATTCCCTCGGTGAAATTTTGCAGTTGGTGGATACCATGGTGCTTTTGAAACAGGGAAAGGTGGTTGCTCAGGGGCCTGTCGATGAAGTATTCTCCCAACTGGAGCTTCGCAACCATATCGACCCAAAAGCGGTGGGAGCGGTTCTCGATACGACCGTGGCGGATCACGAGCCGGAGTTTGGCCTGACCCGTTTGCAATTCATGGGTCACCAGTTGTATGTTCCCAGGCAATTAGCCGAGGTGGGGCAAGCGATTAGGCTTCACATTCATTCCAACGATGTCAGCGTCGTGACCTCCCAGCCCAACAACCAGACCAGTGTCCTCAATATACTGGAAGCCAAAGTGATGGAGGTGGGGGCTCTCGATGCAAGCCGTTATTCCGTCGATATCAAGCTGGATGTGGGTCAGCCGATTCTCGCCACCATCACGCGAAAATCACTGGCCCGATTGAATATCGCTGTTGGCCAGAAAGTTTATGCTCATATCAAGGCGATCAAAACGGTGCACGAGTGGGAAGATGATTCCACACAATGA